A DNA window from Arachis duranensis cultivar V14167 chromosome 3, aradu.V14167.gnm2.J7QH, whole genome shotgun sequence contains the following coding sequences:
- the LOC107482280 gene encoding protein NO VEIN isoform X2, producing the protein MHYFSVSPEATEVFEITSGEIVKFLSEFLDVSGSKEIKAEEFLDFIAKKRLVKCREWLGIRIHNLGMHIAAIREARNFEESTLEKCLKTLKVKREKIRKHPISSSQKKQLDERFSAIAQRVESFSSVEKSFRGKHIRFTSSSSEDEDCDYSTEDDQNQDNDIIKSSCSISTSQFGKSSERVSTCPYPSATEEMERLRVRCDPQAQLHLDSSQKQELGGPPRKKQKSENATSKSAPSKLLKKEKIESDANRIKNGTTAKVATDTSEDLSMDNDSLRMFVTTWKEACREHKVAEVLERMLRFYEVKSRRRKKVRMMFSSYPFIGLLNAAVSSIKSGTWNSIYDTLQAIGHDDLTNSLTTSSEYETIDIGPSLDYVPLPTKDSAKNTQRVSDEDVIRKISTYFDFDNAVYRNCNSPLERGFMLLRKFYKCEDWVSEQFGVKNFNSLGYGDFLSFVEKYVHHLPHELLKLLVGSTCGKSSLEACMSSNQLAFLVSQALSGLWDKEKITKKMISMLLIRQFPSVNFDVMENGALEDFLGSIGEQKSSVTSKCVLFSAAIIQKYHFEDSLRDGDNLCKISTDNLQMIQKTSSETVIAKKAIEVLLKAPMLSDLSKWSHWDFVFAPFLGSLTSWLLNDVNTKELLCLVTKDGKVIRLDQLATLDSFLEAAVQGSSFQTAVNLLSLVSLVGGEKYAPLSLLKCHAQRAFEIMFRNSIENIEVSNGNVLQSDGAVCKMKMLSEISTTKMTSEFNKQMHKLSSVVSTLSRFILKCLGFLPAEFHSFAADVLLSGMQSVSKDAASAILCECINMEQRLMLHEVGFSLGITEWINDYNSLISNDASDLSCAGSSCIKDAKTEKSTGLKHDQAIVDKTSVPQAEVASSPQAGGFNERGENSNVQSIGCPEDAFQHVEDTDAALVIESIRRDEFGLEPSLSDVENCILQKQHARLGRALHCLSQELYSQDSHFILELVQNADDNTYPDNVEPTLTFILQDSRIVILNNERGFSAQNMRALCDVGNSTKKGSNAGYIGKKGIGFKSVFRVTDAPEIHSNGFHVKFDISEGQIGFVLPTVVPPCDTCLLSRMASTDTDSCDDKHWNTCIVLPLKSHLPEGSVVNSIMTMFSDIHPSLLLFLHRLKCIKLRNLLNDTLIVMKKEISEDGIIKVSHGKEKMAWFVVSEKLQTKSFRFDVKTTEISMAFTLQESDDGYSPCLDQQPVFAYLPLRTYGLKFILQGDFVLPSSREEVDGDSPWNQWLLSEYPSLFVRALREFCMLPCFRNEPGKGLSAFMSFVPLVGEVHGFFSSLPRQIISKLRLMSCLLVEGDLNQWSPPCKVLRGWTEQVRNLLPDNILLEHLGLRYLDKNTVLSDTLARALGIEEFGPNILIRVLSSLCHTKSGMISMGMSWLASCLNTLYVTIFNSSGSMSANSEIREDILQCLQKLPFIPLSDGTYSSVDEGTIWLQSNTSSISFNSKHNLEAFPNICAKLRTVNPTLFPTSSADTSSLNTTILDNVTRLLQSIGVQQLSVHDVVKLHILPALSDETMANKNKVLMVEYLCFLMLHLSTTCSDCVIEKEHIISVLRGKSLLLTNCGFKCPAEVPIHFCAGLGNPVSPKKLADFVNMRWHEIEISYLKHPVNESFSSAWMKWREFFEKIGVTDFAQVVQVDKSVADVSDTTFKHAMWDRGLISPDSRVIDWESPEILHLVSLLSKSGNQENCKYLLEVLDRLWDACYADKTIGYFSNSDGDRYPFKSAFLCKLCDVQWVASSMDAELHYAKDLFYDCESVRMILGAFAPYASPKVKSERLVNDLGFKTRVTLGDILDILKAWRKNLPNSPFKASIRQMSKLYSFVWNEMAASKQKTMEDLMSGPFIFVPYSSVSSDDDVVCGTFLYPNEVYWHDSTGSVQEMKEFHPQCSSSLSPINKSLCTIYPGLRGFFVEECGVQESPPLRSYIQILLQLSTATLPSQAADKTFQVFLKWADGLKSGLLSLEDVIYLKDCLSKLEFPVLPTVQDKWVSLHPSFGLVCWSDDKKLKKEFKHSDNIDFLYFGELTKDDKEQVQNKISNLMKNLGIPAISEVVTREAIYYGLADCSLKESLINWILPYAQRYILKLHSARYAQLKQSNFDIVMRLKIIVVEKLFYRNVIKSCGSASTNRVECSCLLQENVLYTTQESDYHSLFMELSSLLFDGTSELHFANFLHMITTMAESGSSKEQIEFFIVNSQKVHKLPDEEPVWELSSVSTLEEVGKVLPLDQAPSVNGQLFTRRKAGVNKNWPPADWKTAPDFNYARANGLKTQAPGISNFTEATKDDYSESTTDRPVCAEQASLSFDWTIKDDQPANSVALVLHENNNLEGQSYHDFDPSAFAVHTGSDPVCLDEPLDEVNTNSSSVFSRRDRLQYGAFDAVQAKATGRLGELLACKYFVEKVGKDAVKWVNEVKETGYPYDIVIGEESNIEYIEVKATRSPRKDWFNITTNEWQFAFDKGESFSIAFVAIMENNVAKVTIFKNPVKLCHIGQLQLAVMMPRQQKQLPPSCHS; encoded by the exons ATGCATTATTTCTCAGTTAGTCCTGAAGCTACTGAAGTGTTTGAGATAACGAGTGGGGAGATAGTAAAGTTTCTAAGTGAGTTTTTAGATGTCTCCGGGAGTAAAGAAATTAAAGCTGaagaatttttggattttattgcCAAGAAGCGATTGGTCAAATGTAGGGAATGGCTTGGCATTCGGATTCACAACTTGgg AATGCATATAGCTGCCATACGGGAAGCTAGGAATTTTGAGGAATCAACACTGGAGAAATGCTTGAAGACTTTAAAAGTGAAAAGGGAGAAGATCAGGAAGCATCCTATTTCTTCCTCTCAGAAGAAACAGTTAGATGAACGTTTTAGTGCCATAGCTCAGCGTGTTGAGTCATTCTCTTCTGTGGAAAAGTCTTTTCGTGGGAAGCATATAAGATTTACTTCATCAAGCTCAGAAGATGAAGACTGCGATTATTCTACAGAGGATGATCAAAATCAAGATAATGACATCATTAAGAGCAGCTGCTCAATTTCAACGTCACAATTTGGAAAAAGTTCAGAACGAGTGAGTACTTGTCCTTACCCATCTGCAACTGAAGAGATGGAACGACTTCGGGTGAGGTGTGATCCACAGGCACAACTGCATCTGGATAGCAGCCAAAAACAGGAACTTGGTGGACCACCtaggaaaaaacaaaaatccgAGAATGCAACTTCAAAATCTGCTCCTTCTAAATTgcttaagaaagaaaaaattgaatctGATGCAAACCGGATCAAGAATGGTACCACAGCCAAGGTAGCAACTGACACGAGTGAAGATCTTTCAATGGATAATGATTCTTTACGGATGTTTGTCACAACCTGGAAAGAAGCATGTAGGGAGCACAAAGTTGCTGAG GTTTTGGAGAGGATGCTTCGATTTTATGAAGTAAAATCACGTCGAAGGAAGAAGGTCAGAATGATGTTCTCATCATATCCTTTCATCGGGTTACTGAATGCAGCT GTTTCATCTATCAAATCTGGAACATGGAACAGCATCTATGATACCTTACAAGCTATTGGCCATGATGATTTAACTAACTCTTTGACCACGAGTTCTGAATACGAGACCATAGATATTGGACCAAGCCTAGACTATGTACCACTCCCTACAAAGGACAGTGCAAAGAATACACAGA GAGTTTCTGATGAAGATGTTATCAGAAAGATTTCAACCTATTTTGACTTCGATAATGCAGTATATAGAAATTGTAACTCACCACTTGAACGTGGATTTATGTTGTTGAGGAAGTTTTATAAATGTGAAGATTGGGTGTCTGAGCAATTTGGGGTGAAGAATTTCAATTCTCTTGGCTATGGGGATTTCTTATCATTTGTTGAGAAGTATGTTCACCACCTGCCTCATGAACTACTCAAATTGCTAGTTGGTAGCACATGTGGAAAGTCCTCTTTGGAAGCTTGCATGTCCTCGAATCAGTTGGCCTTTTTGGTATCTCAGGCTCTTAGTGGTTTATGGGATAAAGAAAAGATAACTAAGAAGATGATTTCCATGCTGCTTATCAGACAGTTTCCTTCAGTTAATTTTGATGTGATGGAAAATGGTGCACTTGAGGATTTTCTGGGGTCTATTGGGGAGCAGAAGTCTTCTGTGACTTCAAAATGTGTTCTCTTTTCTGCAGCAATTATTCAAAAGTACCACTTTGAAGACTCATTACGTGATGGAGATAATTTGTGTAAGATCTCCACAGATAACTTGCAGATGATACAGAAAACAAGCTCCGAAACTGTTATAGCAAAAAAGGCAATTGAAGTCTTACTTAAGGCACCTATGTTGTCTGACTTGAGCAAGTGGTCTCACTGGGATTTTGTCTTTGCACCCTTCTTAGGCTCTCTTACATCATGGTTGTTGAACGATGTGAATACCAAGGAATTGTTGTGCTTGGTTACCAAGGATGGAAAGGTGATACGGTTAGATCAGTTGGCTACACTAGACTCATTTCTGGAGGCTGCAGTTCAGGGATCTTCTTTCCAAACAGCTGTGAATTTGCTATCTCTGGTCTCATTAGTTGGTGGAGAAAAATATGCTCCATTGTCACTTTTAAAATGCCATGCTCAGCGTGCGTTCGAAATCATGTTCAGAAACTCAATTGAAAATATTGAAGTTAGTAATGGCAATGTTCTCCAGTCTGATGGAGCTGTGTGTAAAATGAAAATGTTAAGTGAAATTTCAACTACAAAGATGACAAGTGAGTtcaacaaacaaatgcataaaCTGAGTAGCGTAGTGTCTACTTTGTCAAGATTTATCCTTAAATGCCTCGGTTTTCTGCCTGCTGAGTTCCATAGTTTTGCTGCTGATGTGTTACTTTCTGGAATGCAATCTGTTTCCAAGGATGCTGCTTCAGCAATTTTATGTGAATGCATCAATATGGAGCAACGTCTCATGCTTCATGAAGTAGGATTTTCTCTGGGTATTACCGAGTGGATTAATGATTATAATTCTCTTATTTCAAATGATGCTTCGGACTTGTCTTGTGCTGGTTCATCATGCATAAAAGATGCTAAGACTGAAAAAAGTACAGGCCTGAAACATGATCAAGCCATTGTCGATAAAACTTCTGTGCCACAAGCAGAAGTGGCTTCTTCACCTCAGGCTGGTGGGTTCAATGAAAGGGGTGAAAATTCTAATGTTCAATCTATCGGTTGCCCCGAAGATGCATTCCAACATGTTGAAGATACTGATGCAGCCTTGGTCATTGAATCAATTAGGCGAGACGAATTTGGTCTAGAGCCTAGCCTTTCTGATGTTGAGAATTGCATATTGCAGAAGCAGCATGCTCGATTGGGGAGAGCACTGCATTGCCTTTCACAAGAGCTATATTCCCAGGATTCACATTTTATTCTTGAATTG GTTCAAAATGCAGATGATAATACTTATCCAGATAATGTCGAACCAACACTAACATTTATTCTTCAAGATTCTAGGATTGTTATATTGAATAATGAGAGGGGTTTCTCTGCTCAAAATATGAGAGCACTTTGTGATGTTGGAAATTCAACAAAGAAAGGATCTAATGCTGGTTACATAGGGAAGAAAGGCATTGGCTTCAAGTCTGTGTTCCGT GTGACAGATGCTCCAGAGATTCATTCCAATGGTTTTCATGTTAAATTTGACATCAGCGAAGGACAGATTGGTTTTGTTTTACCTACAGTAGTACCTCCTTGTGATACTTGCCTGCTCAGTAGAATGGCATCTACTGATACCGATTCATGTGATGATAAACATTGGAACACATGCATAGTGCTGCCATTGAAGTCTCATCTTCCAGAAGGGAGTGTTGTGAATAGCATTATGACTATGTTTTCAGATATTCATCCTTCATTACTACTATTTCTTCACCGCCTGAAGTGTATCAAGCTAAGAAACTTGCTTAATGATACACTTATTGTTATGAAAAAGGAAATTTCAGAAGATGGAATCATTAAAGTGTCTCATGGGAAAGAGAAAATGGCATGGTTTGTTGTATCTGAGAAGTTGCAGACAAAGTCTTTTCGCTTTGATGTGAAAACAACTGAAATCTCTATGGCATTTACGCTACAGGAATCAGATGATGGATACAGTCCATGTCTAGATCAGCAGCCCGTTTTTGCGTATCTTCCTTTAAGAACATATGGCCTGAAATTCATTCTTCAAGGTGATTTTGTTCTTCCATCATCTAGGGAAGAAGTTGACGGAGATAGTCCATGGAATCAGTGGTTATTGTCAGAGTATCCTAGTTTATTTGTCAGAGCACTGAGAGAGTTTTGCATGCTTCCCTGTTTTAGGAATGAACCAGGAAAGGGGTTGTCTGCTTTCATGAGTTTTGTCCCTTTAGTTGGGGAAGTGCATGGTTTTTTCTCTAGTCTTCCTCGTCAGATTATTTCTAAACTGCGATTGATGAGTTGTTTACTTGTTGAAGGTGACCTCAATCAATGGTCTCCTCCATGCAAGGTATTGAGAGGATGGACAGAGCAGGTGCGCAATCTACTTCCTGATAATATACTTCTCGAACACCTTGGGCTTAGATACTTGGATAAAAATACAGTATTATCTGATACACTAGCAAGGGCACTAGGCATTGAGGAGTTTGGCCCAAACATTCTTATTAGAGTGCTGTCGTCTTTATGTCACACTAAGAGTGGGATGATATCAATGGGTATGAGTTGGTTGGCTTCTTGTCTAAACACACTCTATGTAACAATATTCAATTCATCTGGCTCAATGTCTGCTAATtctgaaataagagaagatatTCTTCAATGTCTTCAAAAGCTTCCATTTATTCCACTTTCAGATGGTACATATAGTTCAGTGGATGAAGGCACCATATGGCTGCAGTCCAATACATCAAGCATAAGTTTTAACAGCAAGCATAACCTGGAAGCTTTCCCTAATATATGTGCTAAATTAAGGACTGTAAACCCCACCCTTTTTCCCACCTCTTCTGCCGATACTTCAAGCTTGAATACAACTATCCTGGACAATGTTACACGGTTACTTCAAAGTATTGGTGTTCAACAGTTGTCTGTACATGATGTTGTGAAGCTTCATATTTTACCAGCTTTGTCAGATGAAACAATGGCAAACAAGAACAAAGTTTTGATGGTGGAATATTTATGTTTCTTAATGCTGCACCTATCAACTACCTGTTCAGATTGTGTCATTGAAAAGGAGCATATAATCTCAGTGTTACGGGGTAAATCTTTGTTATTGACTAACTGTGGCTTTAAATGTCCTGCTGAGGTTCCAATTCATTTCTGTGCCGGATTAGGAAATCCTGTCAGTCCAAAAAAGTTGGCTGATTTTGTGAACATGAGGTGGCATGAGATAGAGATAAGCTATTTGAAGCACCCAGTTAATGAGTCGTTTTCTTCTGCCTGGATGAAATGGAGGGAATTTTTTGAGAAAATTGGTGTCACAGATTTTGCCCAAGTAGTCCAGGTGGATAAGAGTGTTGCTGATGTATCTGACACCACTTTTAAGCATGCAATGTGGGATAGGGGTTTAATCTCACCTGATTCTAGAGTCATTGATTGGGAATCCCCAGAAATACTGCATTTAGTATCCTTATTGTCTAAAAGTGGCAATCAAGAAAATTGTAAATATCTCTTGGAGGTTCTTGATAGATTATGGGATGCCTGCTATGCTGATAAAACTATAGGTTACTTCTCTAATTCTGACGGAGATAGATATCCCTTTAAGTCTGCATTTTTGTGCAAGTTATGTGATGTGCAGTGGGTAGCATCATCCATGGATGCTGAGCTTCACTATGCTAAAGATTTATTTTACGATTGTGAATCAGTCCGGATGATCCTTGGAGCCTTTGCACCATATGCTTCCCCAAAG GTGAAAAGTGAAAGATTGGTAAATGATTTAGGGTTCAAGACAAGAGTAACTCTTGGTGACATTTTAGATATTCTTAAAGCTTGGAGAAAAAACTTACCAAATTCTCCATTCAAGGCCAG CATAAGACAAATGTCCAAATTGTATTCATTCGTTTGGAATGAAATGGCAGCTTCAAAGCAGAAAACCATGGAAGATTTGATGTCTGGACCTTTCATATTTGTCCCCTACTCATCTGTCTCTAGTGATGATGATGTTGTATGTGGAACATTTTTGTATCCAAATGAAGTCTATTGGCATGATTCAACTGGCTCTGTTCAGGAAATGAAGGAGTTCCATCCTCAATGCAGTTCATCTCTTTCCCCTATAAACAAGTCATTGTGCACTATTTACCCTGGCCTTCGTGGATTCTTTGTCGAGGAGTGTGGAGTACAAGAGTCACCTCCACTACGAAGCTATATTCAAATTTTGCTGCAGTTATCAACTGCCACTTTACCATCACAAGCAGCAGATAAG ACTTTCCAAGTTTTCCTCAAGTGGGCAGATGGATTAAAATCTGGTTTGCTGAGTCTTGAGGATGTCATATATTTGAAAGATTGTCTTTCCAAACTGGAATTCCCAGTGCTTCCTACTGTGCAAGATAAGTGGGTTTCATTACATCCTTCCTTTGGCCTTGTGTGCTGGTCTGATGATAAGAAgttgaaaaaagaatttaagCATTCAGATAACATTGACTTTCTGTACTTTGGCGAGCTAACCAAGGATGATAAAGAACAGGTTCAAAATAAAATCTCCAACCTCATGAAAAACTTAGGTATTCCTGCAATCTCAGAG GTTGTAACTCGTGAAGCAATATATTATGGTCTTGCTGATTGTAGCTTGAAAGAGTCATTGATTAACTGGATCCTGCCATATGCTCAGCGCTACATTCTTAAACTTCACAGTGCTAGATATGCTCAACTCAAGCAGTCCAATTTCGATATTGTGATGCGTCTCAAAATTATTGTTGTCGAGAAGCTTTTTTATAGGAATGTTATAAAGAGTTGTGGCAGTGCATCAACAAATCGAGTTGAATGTAGTTGTCTTCTGCAG GAAAACGTCCTGTACACCACCCAAGAATCAGATTATCATTCTTTGTTTATGGAGCTTTCTAGTTTATTATTTGATGGGACTTCTGAATTACATTTCGCAAATTTCCTTCATATGATAACAACCATGGCAGAGTCTGGGTCTTCTAAGGAgcaaatagaattttttatagtaaatagCCAAAAAGTGCATAAACTTCCAGATGAAGAACCTGTTTGGGAACTATCTTCTGTGTCAACACTGGAAGAGGTAGGCAAGGTGCTTCCCTTGGATCAAGCGCCATCAGTAAATGGACAGCTCTTTACAAGAAGAAAGGCTGGGGTCAACAAAAACTGGCCGCCTGCTGATTGGAAAACTGCGCCAGATTTTAATTATGCGCGTGCCAATGGTTTGAAGACACAAGCTCCTGGGATTAGCAACTTCACTGAAGCAACAAAGGATGATTATTCTGAAAGCACTACTGATCGACCTGTTTGTGCTGAGCAAGCATCACTTTCTTTTGATTGGACCATTAAAGATGACCAGCCGGCAAATTCGGTGGCATTAGTGTTGCATGAGAATAACAACTTGGAAGGTCAATCCTATCATGATTTTGATCCGAGTGCTTTTGCCGTCCATACTGGATCTGATCCTGTTTGCTTAGATGAACCTCTAGATGAAGTTAACACAAATTCGTCATCAGTTTTTAGCAGGAGAGATCGACTTCAATATGGCGCATTTGATGCAGTGCAAGCAAAGGCAACAGGCAGATTAGGTGAACTTCTTGCATGCAAATACTTTGTTGAGAAAGTTGGAAAGGATGCTGTAAAGTGGGTCAATGAAGTTAAAGAAACAGGATATCCATATGACATAGTCATCGGGGAGGAGAGCAATATAGAGTACATAGAAGTTAAAGCAACCAGATCCCCAAGAAAAGACTGGTTCAACATAACGACAAACGAATGGCAGTTTGCGTTTGATAAAGGTGAATCTTTTAGCATTGCATTTGTAGCAATAATGGAAAATAATGTTGCAAAGGtcacaattttcaaaaatcctgtGAAGTTATGCCATATTGGTCAGCTGCAATTGGCTGTCATGATGCCAAGACAACAGAAGCAGTTGCCTCCTAGCTGCCATTCCTAA